AAAAAGTAGTACTGCTCAATAGTCTAGGTTTGTGCCAAAGCCAGAACCTAtaaaaacctgacaagacacCGCTAGGAACTAACTCCATCTTGGACCCCCCTCTTTGGCTTGTCTTTCACTATAGGTTGGGAATTACAAGTACTGCCTGACTCAGGAATTGCTTTCCTCCTGATCTGCTACcctattgtattgctgattcagtggcctggctgCAACCTGTTTGCCCAACGGCTCCTAGGCAAACTCTTTGTATCTCACATAGGACTCCTGCTTGGCTTCTTGGCCATGGGAAATTTCTTCCCTAACTTAAGCAgttagacctattgagacatgatggctccctttcttagacccattaactccttGGTTTAAGCCCATCAACATCTGTCTCTAGACCTGGCcatggcattgcccaacatcctgctccatggaaaattacaccatgtgctcacctgggttacatcacgtatccccaaaaacatatataaacagtgccTTCACAAAGTCACCTTGTGCTTTCTGATTGGGAAACCTTGAGGAacatccttcatagaatcatagaatcacagagttggaagggacctcatctagaccaaccccctgcaatatgcaggacacacacacaaccctatcgttcatccactgtaacctgccacactcTTGAGGCttcacagcccaaaatcccatttgcctttttaactactgagtcacattgctgactcatgttcagtgtatggtctactaagattcctaaatcttttttgcacatgctactgccaagacaagcctcccccatcttatattgatgtattttgtttttcctacacaaatgcagaactttatatttgtccctattgaacaagAATGTCCAAATATTGATCTTGCTTGGAGAATCTCTCTCTTTGGCACAGTTGTCTGTGATGCTGGATGTTTGACctaacaaaagaacaaaatgtcATTCATCCAGCCTTAGCCCCTGACCcaacacagagagccagtttgatgtggagagccagtgtggtgtggtggttaggagtgcggacttctaatctggcatgccaggttcgattctacagtcccccacatccagccagctgggtgaccttgggcgctcggcttcaccaacctcacagggtgtctgtggtggggagaggaaagggaaggtgattgtaagccgctttaagactcctttgggtagagaaaagcagcatataagaaccatttcttcttcatcattatcATTCCATTGGTAGCATGTACATGTGATTAAGGTAGCTGAGAGGTCCTTGTAATGTCATCAGATTATGAActgatgctagggttgccagctctgggttaggaaacacctggagactttggggggtggagtcaagagtgggtaggatttagggcagggaggagcctcagtggaatataatgccattttctccaagggaactgatctctgtctcttgaAGATCAGCTGTGAAACTGGGGATCCCGCAGTCTTTCCTGAGGACTGCCGTCCCTAATTCATGCCAACTTTTCCTTTACTTACTTTGTCTGCACAAGTAGACTTAGAGACAACCAGTCCTTATTCACACCCTGACCAAATACGAAAAGACAAATTCCAGATTGCAGCTCCGTGTCAATTcatcctttttatttgttttgctcgCTAAAAAAGCCATTAGGGGCCTGATCTCTTTAAAAGGTCGAGTGGTCAGGTCGAAAGGAAAGGCATTGATGGCTCCCTCAGCTCTTCAGGAGGTGCGCTAGAAGAGGAACTTGATCAGCAGAAGTCCTGAGAGTGCCAGGAGTAGAGATGCTGAGGCAGAAGGGGCCTTGCATGTGACTTCTTTGATGGTACCTCCGCTGAATGTTCCTTCATCTTTCAGTAGTTCACAGGCTTTCTTGGAAAAGCAAAGCTTGGAAGTAGTTGTTgtcccacctggatttgaaaaaacaaaaataagaggTTAAGGGGGTCCACTGATCCCAGCAAACAGAATCCCAAGAAGTTTATCCATTCAACTGATGTCCCACCTTTCCTTTGTCATACTCCAGGAATGGAGGCATGACTCACATCACAGTCCCATCCACACTTGGCTATCCCCTCTTTGATCCCCTCTAGAAAGCagcattttcttctgtttctttgaccttttttttctttggtgggggtgggggcgggatcCCCCAATGGCTTCATCCCATGGGAATTTCATTCCAGTTGGgtggaaaacaaatgaaacaacCCCCCATAAGTGGTAACGTATTCACCATTAAACCACAAGAAAATGTAAGAAGTAGGGGGAAATAATTCAAACAGGAACAATAGACTGAAACAAACCAGAATCTTTTTACTTTAACTGGCTGACACTATGCAAAAGAAACAGGGACTAAACTGAGATCCATCTGTTTCCAAgcacaccaaacagctgagcctgaAGCTGGGCCTGAAGCTCAGCTGTTCGGTGTACTCTTCCCTTGCCCAGACCCTTCCCAGGTAGCGCACAGACAAGAGTCCACCAAACAGCTGggcctcaggtgtgctcttttctcccccagcccctccaaggtgttcctgggtGCGGCAGAGGACCTGGGCAGGAAGGATGAcatgtcctttaaaaaatgaTGTATATTGTTGGACACTGTTCAAAAGAGGGGCATGTGTTGCAAAATATTTTAGGAGTCACACGAGTACACACTTTTCATTGGTGCTGATGGGTCAAGGTTCCATTCCACTCACCTGCTGCTGTCGTAACGGTCATACAGGTGTCTAGGCCATCAAGACAAGTCTGCTTCGAGCCACTGCAGCTGTTCCCTTCACTTGAGCATGTTTCACACTCCAAAGAGGCACCTGTGAAGGGAACAGAGAGAGTCTTACAAGGCATATGGGATCGAGAGGCATCTACATTAATTAGCAGCAGAAGAACATGAATGCCATATACACATCAAACCCTCTAAAACAGCTTTAAATTCAGAAAATGCTTTTAATgactttttttcttcatttcttccattttttcccccagaccTTCTCATCAAATGAACTTGACAAGTGATGAAGCCATGTATGGGAAACAATGGACATAGAAGGGGCCTCGACACGATTCTACAGGCCAGTAAAAGATTTCTGAAAAAGGTATTTTTCCACTTGTACCCACCATGCCTAGGGAATGCTGGGCAGCTCATAGCATTCATAAGGAATAAGACAATTAAAGCAACATGCAAAGTCCTAAGATCTATACATTCCAGAAGGGCCGCCACTTTTTCTCTAGCAAGAGAGGGGTAGATAAAATGCATGCTTCGTAATGAGTTGGTGGGTATTAGACAATGTTTTACGTGCTTTAGGCAGGGAAGACAGAATTTTTGCTCTTATTCCAAGGCTGCAACTATAACCCTGATGGAACTGCTGTCttataagccctgtggaactctcttGAGTTCTTGCAgtgccctgatctcattgggtCGGGTATGCCCCTAAACTaaggcagggctgaaaaggccctcacCCTGACTGAGGCCAATTTGGAGCCAGGGCTCTTCAGCAAATTTTGCTCATTGGATCATAAATTCCTTGGTGGGATATGGTGGAGGAGGCAGACTCCTTGTGTTCCTCCGTAAACTAATTCAGATAGTTTTCCATCTCTGCAGTCTTGTTTACACCTCATGAAAAACAGGACCTCTTTGACCAACTTGGCCAAATTTTCGTTGATTTTCTTTCAAAGCCTGTTGTCAGTTTGGTTCATTCTCTGCTGCCCTCTCCccgaaaaatatttttcagtgacTGGGCTAAGAGAGTTCTCTTGCTTTCAGTAGAGCCCAGAACCTCACTAAAATGAAGTTCTCACGGCAAAAATCCCTGAAAAGGGTCAAGAGTGGTCTCAGCCAAAGGCGACTGGGGCAGGTGCCATAGGGTCTAGCAGAAGGGTTCTTGAGGAGTCATGACCAACAAGCTATACTGGCCGCACCTCACTGCCCAGCTCTCACAGGAAGCTAGGATTGTGAGGGTGGAGGGTGGAAACGGGGGAGCTGAATTGTGTCCGGTaataccatgagccactgtggtGCAGGGATTAAgaacagcggactctaatctggagaacagggtttggacTCCTTTTCCTGGGATATAACTGAGCAGGGTCTCAGCTACTAACAGCTGTAATACTACCTGAAGGGAGaagcagaaagaagaggaagagcccgAAGAAGATTTCCATGGTGATGGGAAGTGCACCAGGTAAGGAGGAGTGCAAAAACTCTTTCTTCGGTAACTGAAGTGCCTGCAAAGATATTATCATTGTTAACCAAAACTGTATTTCCTGGGGTTTATTCCCTTATTCCCTTTATAATACAGCAAGACATCTTCCAGTCTAGCTGGTGTTTATTTTACTGTGTACCTTGCATTGTATCCAAAAATGTGTGTCAAAAagtagacctctgaggaagacccagtgtggCTTGAAAGACATCCAGTCTAATGCCTAAGACACTATGGTGCATATGATATTTTTTTCAAGaatggcctatgggctttgtgtgtatttttatCCGTTGTCTAAATTGTACAGACATCCTGCTTTTCAGGACATGAAAAATAACATCACAATACTGAAATAACCATCTTTGGACCCAAGGgaacctgccaactactgccctgtcttgcacccagactcattagccagatttctggaagcagtgacaggatggctcaagcagagccatctgaaactcaactcatTGAAGATAGCGGTCCTATGGTTCCGTAGAAAGGGTCCAGGGAGAAAGCATGatagccctgcctggatgggatgcaactatcagtggcacactcagccagaaatttggatgtgacctttgatgcctccctttccatggaggaacaggtcacaaatgtagcaAGGCCGGTGTTCTTCCAGCTTCGCCAAACTAAGCTACTGGCACCCTCCCAGGCACctgaatacctagccacagtgatccaggaacagtcacctctagaacagatttctgcaactcgctctctGCATGCcaacccttatccctgctctggaaactgctaTTGGTACAGAAGGCATCAGCCAGGGTCCTCAAAggaaaaatctggaggaccacatctggcccacactccaacatctgcactggttattgattgaattccagatcaggcttaaggtcttggtaatcaccttcaaggccatatgcagtttggacCTTGCATACTTgatggaccacctctctgaatatgccCCGCATTCCACTCCATATATACCAACAAACTGAAGATCCATGACCATCCTGGCttccacttggtggaacaagctcccagacaagatcagggctctgccagaACTGGAACAGTcgacaggacctgcaaaatggagttcttctgccaaaccattggttgaggccaagagggccacaccaacccagaagccccctcccaatgACCAAATACCAGCAATTGCACAACAAACAGAATCATAAGGCAACTCCTGACCTGGCCAACATCAAATGAAAGCAGCACTCACAGGTGAATAGTCAAAAGTTAAGTGTTATACAGTTATGACTGTAAAATGCTATTCAAAATGTTAAGTTCAGAAGGACTGATATATTTCCTGGTATTGTTATGTTAATACTATATGTATAAAGCTCTATTCTCTGTAATGTACTAGCATCACACCCTACTGCTAGCTACAAactttgttgtaaactgccctgatcctcaacggaggacagtatagaaatttaacaaaataaaaataaaataaaataagatactaAAAACCCAGGTACTTAGTGCATAAAGTTAAAAGTCAAATCTCCAACCATACATACCACTTAACCAGGAGCTCTCAATGGCTACCAAGGCTCTTGACTGGCTCCAAACTTGAACTAATATCAAAATAACTGTGCAAATGCATTTTGTTGCTTCCTTGCATTTCCTGCTTGTTACATTGGTTACAGACTCTGCAGCCAGCTTGCTTCAACTTCCTTAATTTCTCAATTCACTGGAAATTTGGGCATGATCTTCGACACTTCCCTTTCAGTAGAAGTGCAGATCATTCAAGTAACCCAAATGGTGTTTTCCACCTTCATCAGGTTAGGCTACTAAtcccctatctggccctggagcacctaggcacagtgatccTTGTGATGataacctccagattagacttctgcaacttgctctacgtgggcctacgcttgtctctgacccagaaatggcaactggtacaaaatgcaactgccagggtcctcaccaaAACACCCTAAAAAGTCCACATCCAGCTGATGATGTGGCTATtgaactggttaccagttgaattccagatccaattcacagcattggttttaacctttaaggccatttgctgcCTGGGTCTAGTGTATTTGAAAGACCATCTGTCTCCCTATGCCTCCTGGAGAGCACTCCAGTCTTTGAATACCAACAGGTTGGTTGCCCCCAGCCCAAGGGAAGttttcctggccttgaccaagtcCAGGTCTTTTTGGTTTTagcccctgcctagtggaatgagctcccaaaagagctgaggaCTCTAACAAAGCTGGTCCAGTTCCaaagggcttgtaagatggagctcttccaccaggcacctgattgaggccaggataagGACATTAACATCATCCATGCCCGTCCTTGAACAAAGTTACCCCTCTGCCAGCTGGGAGTTAACATCAATGAACTGGCAGTACAGCAAGCTATCATCTCTAGGATTACTATAATGATGCTGCTATTGAGATATGTttggttgttttcatttttaggaCTGTTTTAATATTTGCATTTGACTTGTATGTCATATCACCTCTTTctcatcttctcttcaggctaaacagaccaagctcccccaacttttcctcttacaacttggtctccaaacccctcaccattttcattgtcctcctctggacacgctccagtttgtctacatccctcttcaactcgcgtgccccaaactgaacaaagtactccCAGTGAGGTCTAACCTTAGCGGAATAAAGCATTGCCTTGTGCGATCTGAacgctatacttcttttgatacagccaaaattccatttgcctttttagttttggagtcacactgctgactcatgctcagtttatggtctactaagactcctgtgatgtatgtttctttaagaggtTCATTCTCTTAGCATACCCGTGAGGCATTTCagcaaccttgtttttctggCGGGTTGTTCTTCCTTTGCTATCGCCTCTTTGTTTGCTGCTGCTCCAGTTTTCTTTTAATCGTCGTGCTAATATACGTACCGGTGTTCAACAAAACAATCTGGACGTTGGTTCTTGGGCCAGCAGAGACATGACATGGTGTCAGAAGTATGGATTTTTTCTGACCCCCACGTCCGCTTGTTTTGCAAGGTAATTTGGTTGAGAAGTGGAAATGCTGGGAACAAACTTTTCGACTATATTTGACTGCAGCTGGAATTGATAATGTTTCAAATCAGCAGCCAGTGGCTGTTTCGTTGAATTGTGTGGGCGATGAAGCTTTGTTAATTTATAatacttttgttttcttctttctggtggAGAGCCAGAGGATGTAGAAGAAGTCCTTGAAGAGTTTAAGAAATATTGCACTCCACGAAAGAATGTGATATTTGAACGTTATTCTTTCTGGAATCATTTGTGGAGACAAGGAGAGACTCTGGAGCACTTTGTAACTGAGCTTAAATTAAAAGCTAATAATTGTGAATTGGGGTCTGCTTTTAAGGAGATGGTTAGAGAGAAAATTGTTTTCAGTGCAATCGAGAGACTGAAAGAGAGGCTGTTAAAGGAACCTAGCCTTAACCTTGAGAAAGCAATTGAGATATGCCAGGCGGCTGAAGCAACAGCAAGTCAACTGCAAACTATTGCAAATGTTTCTAAACAACTGCATGAGGCAACAGTGATAAAAGACGAACATCATGAGGTTCCAGTACAAATGCTTGCAACTAGAAGACCACACGCTGAGTGGAGACATGACAATGGAAGGGATAAGGAATGTTTCCAGTGTGGGATGGTGCATAAGACTCAAAGGTGTCCAGCATATGGGAAAATTTGTCACAAGtgtggaagaaaaaaacattttgcaagaCTATGTACTGTAACATCAATTGGGCATGGCAAAGGACAACAAAAATATCATGTTCATAATTTGGATTTACATAGTTTATTTATAGGAGTGTTGTCCCATACTACTGGTGAACTGGATACATTTCAAGCCCCTG
Above is a window of Paroedura picta isolate Pp20150507F chromosome 5, Ppicta_v3.0, whole genome shotgun sequence DNA encoding:
- the LOC143837047 gene encoding uncharacterized protein LOC143837047 isoform X1 yields the protein MEIFFGLFLFFLLLPSGASLECETCSSEGNSCSGSKQTCLDGLDTCMTVTTAAGGTTTTSKLCFSKKACELLKDEGTFSGGTIKEVTCKAPSASASLLLALSGLLLIKFLF
- the LOC143837047 gene encoding uncharacterized protein LOC143837047 isoform X2, encoding MVMDLQFVGIYGVECGAYSERWSIKYARSKLHMALKALQLPKKEFLHSSLPGALPITMEIFFGLFLFFLLLPSGASLECETCSSEGNSCSGSKQTCLDGLDTCMTVTTAAGGTTTTSKLCFSKKACELLKDEGTFSGGTIKEVTCKAPSASASLLLALSGLLLIKFLF